From the Streptococcus sanguinis genome, the window TTCAAGGCTGCACTATAAGAGCCAGTCACAAAAAGAAGGCCACAACTTTCAGCTACTTGAGCCAGTTTTTCATTGATTTGACCACCTTTTTGGCTACCGCCAGTCATGGCATTGATGTAAAAAGGAAACTCCCAGTCACGGCCAGCAAAGTGAGTAGATAGGTCTATCTCTGCCAAATCATACTTGGGCAGAGAACGGTGAACCAGTTCCATTTCATCAAAACTGTTGTAACCCGGACGCTGCTCTAAAGCGTATTTAATATGGTCATCCTTACGATTCTGGCTCATCATGGCCCATCCTTTCTCTGTATAATAGCTCAATGCCAGCTTCTTGCCAGGCTTGAATCAGTTGGTTGCTAGATGCGACATCAAAGCTGAGAGCAATCCCGCAGTCGCCACCACCGGCACCACTGCTCTTAGCCACACAGTTCAGTCCCTCTGCCGCTTCTTTTAAGACTTTCAGCCTGTCTGTATAGATAGCCGGACTGAGTGTTTCTAAGAGCTGACTAGCCTTTTCCATACTAGACTGAATAGCAAGCTTATCTCCTGCTAATAAAGCCTTCTCCAAGGCATCAACCTGCGTCCTACTGCCTGTCAAAAAGGACTCTGAAATAGCTGACTTGACCTGATTGACTAGGTCCTTAGAGATAGCCGGCTGCTTGGTCCAGCCAACTAGAAAATCCATGGCTAAGCAAGGCTTAATACTGCGAATTTCAAAACCCCAATCCTCTGCTAGTAATTGCTGTAAATAAACTTTGCCCATACGCTTGCGGACCAGCTCTCTATCAAAAGACCGGTAGTAAATCAGGTCTTCAAAAGCAATGCAGGCTAGATCTCCCATGGAGCCATTGTCTCCGCGCTTGAGGAGAACGTAAGAAGCCAGCTTAAAGAGTAGTTCTGGCTCTAAGTCTAGCTCATAAAGTGCTGCCATGGCCTTAATGGTCAGAATAACAACACTACCGCTGGAGCCAATCCCGAACTTCTTGCCGTCCCTTTCCATCTTGCCACTAATCTTCAGAGAAAAAGGCTGAAGTTGGTAGCCTAAGACCTGCAAATAATCATTCATAACTGCTACTGTCTCCTGAATCAAGGCATAATCAGGGTCTGGCTCTAGGTTAGCACTATGATTAAACATATCTGATGTCAAGCGATAGGCAGGCGCTGCCTGTATTTCTCCCATCATATAGATAGGAATGGCCTTGATAATGGACGGCTGACCGGTCGTCAGCACTGCATATTCACCCGCCAGATAAAGCTTGCCGCAGGTTTGAACTCTTGCACTAGTCTTCATCTGACAAGTCCTTTGTTTTGGAGACGATAAGCCGGTAGTCCTTCTCAAAAATAGCCACCAGATGGGCTAGGTCTTCCTCCAAGCAGAGCACCTTGACATTTGGCCCCGCATCCATGGTAAAGTAGCAACGCTCGCCCTGGTCCCGCAGCTTTCTGACAGCATCCATAGCTTGGTAAGACTCCTCTGTCAGATAAGAAAACGGCGGATAAGCTTTCTCTGTCGTGGCATGCATCCGGAGAGCATTTTCTTCCGTCAGCTGACCCACCTTGGCAAAATTATTGTCTCGTAAATAGCCTAGCATAGCCTGATAATCCAAGGCAGACTGGGCAATCCAATCTGGGAAAATGGTGGAAGTTTTAGCACAGAGCTCCATACCGTCACGGCTGGAAATGGGCTTTTTCTCATCGTGCAGAACCAACATAATCATGGCTAGCTTCAAATCCGTCTTGACTGGATAAATGGCCCCACTGTCCTTATCCCAGGCCGCTAGCGGACCAAAGAAAGACCGAGCTGATGACCCTGAAGCAAACTTGGCCAGCTGAGCCAGTTCTTCCGTCTGATAGCCTGTCTGAAAATAGGAATTGCAGGCCTTGACTAGGGCTGACAGACCGCTGGAGCTGGAAGACAGGCCCGCTGCTGTCGGCATATTATTGCTGGTATCAACGCGGACAAAACCATCTTCTGGAGAACGAAAACGGTCAATTATCTTACTGATTTTGGCATGTTCTGCCGGGCTTTGCAGCTGACCGTCAATATAAAACTCATCTCCAGTCGCTGAATCCGGCAAAGGACTCAGCTGGGTCTCAGTATACATATTTTCCAGTGTCAGCGAGATACTGCTGGTAGACGGAATCATCTTTTCTGCATCTTTCTTCCCCCAATATTTGACAATTGCAATATTGGCATAGGATTTGACACTTACAGGCTTTCGATCCATGTGTTAATGGCCCCTTTCTCTCTCAATAAGGCGGCTAAGGCCTCCGCCTGACTTCTTTCTCCTACAAGAGCAATGACACAGCCACCCAGACCGCCGCCGCTCATCTTAGCTCCCAAAGCTCCATTTTCAAGAGCTGCCGCTACCAGCTCATCTGCTTTCTGGCAAGAAACCCCTAGCTTGGCTAGCTTCTCATGAGCCTTGGTCATAGCTTGTCCCATTGTCATCAGGTCCTTGATAGAAATAGCCTTCTCAAGGATTTTCGTTAAATTCCCCAATTCCTGCAGCAAAGGCAGAGCCTTTTGGCCCTGACTTTCTACAGCACGGATGGCTTCGCGGGTATGACCGTGAATGCCCGTATCTGCAATGACTAAAAAGGCATCCAGATCCAGCTCTATTTCACTGAAACCGAAATTGCGGATAAACTTAATAGCTACATCGCTAAGGCAGGTCTTGGCATCAAGCCCGCTGGGATTCATATGGGCAATCATCTCTGCCCGATTGGCTAGAATCTCCAGTGTCTGGTCATCCAGTTCTTCCTCAAAGTAGTCAAAGACCGCCCGAATGGCCGCAATACTGACCGCGGCTGAAGAGCCCATCCCTCTCTTCTCAGGGACCATGGACTCCACCTGACAGCGAATCTTAGCTCCCTGCCTGCCTAGATGTTCTAGACAGGCAAAAACAGCCATGGACAGCGTATCTTCAGCGTAGAGGGTCCAGGCCCGCTCAGACGGAAAGACCTGACAGGTCACTTCGATACGATTAAGAGGCAGGGAAATAGCCGGATAGCCATAGACCACCGAATGCTCTCCCATTAAAATAATTTTACTGTGTGCCTTGCCGACACCGATTTTTTTTGTCATAGTCTTCTCTTATCTGTAGATTCTCTCTATCTTATTTTAATATACTTTGGCAAAAAAAGCGATTTTTATTCAGAGAAAATCACTGGGGCTAGAGACCGATATTTATATAGGCACACATGATAAAACCCCGGAGCTTGCAGCCGGAGTCTTTTAAAGTTCTATTCTTATCAGGTCCATCAGCTGGTTCCGATCCAAGATCCATTGAGCCCGCTCGTCTTTTTCATAGGTCCGGTTGGACAGGAAAATAGCCGCCTGTTGCTCCTTGCGATTATACATGATAAAGGTTCCCGTGTAGCCAGTGTGATCCAGCCAATCGTCCTCCAAATTCCAGGCTAAACTGCGCCTTTTACCCGGCTCTTTAGAAAAATTCTGGGTCAGATTTGCCGCAAAGTCATCCTGCAGATAATGCTCCAGAAATATTTCCAAATCCTTGAGAGTGGAAAATAAGCCAGCACTGCCAGCATGGATTCCTAGAACACGCGCCTTAGGGTCATGAACCTGACCATCCTTGACACCGCGAACGGTCGGCACAGCTCCTGGAACTGGCCCAAAACTAGTCTTAGCCAAACCCCAAGGCTGGAAAATCTGACTTTGAAAAATCTGATCCAAGGCCTGACTGTAGATCTCTTCCAACATAAAGCCCAAGAGCAGAAAATTCACATCCGTATAGCGAAAGGTCTTATCTTCAAGCACCGTCAAATGATTAAGCGCTGCTTTCAACTCGGGAGCTGTCAGCTGGTCACGATTGGGAATAAAGGGATCCAGCCCAGATGTGTGGGTCAAAAGCTGACGCAAGGTCACATCTTCTCGACGGAAGACCGGATAGTAATGCTGCAAGGGCAAATCCAGCTCCAGCTTGCCCTGCTCATACAAAAAGGCTGCCAGAGTACCAACTCCGACCACCTTGCTAACGCTAGCCAAGTCATAGACCAAACCAGCTTGAGTAGCCTTTTTTTCTTGCGGATCAGCTAGACCAAAGTAGAATTCCTGCCACCGGCCAGCTTGATACAAGGCCAGACTAGCACCGGGATAGATATAGTCTTTCAGCTGTTCTTGGATTTTACTGATGATTTTTTCTAGAGTCATGCTTCAAACCACAATTCAATCTTGCTAGAATCCTGACTCAGCAAGAACTTATCTGACTTGGGTACAAAGATCTTGCGTCCTTCAAAGACAGGACGCAGCGCAGCGGTTTCTAAACGATTGACCTGAGCTTTGAGCATGGTCAAGTCCCAAGTTAGGGCACTGTCAGTCTGCAAGTCTTGACCCTCTGCTTCTGTAAAGGTCAGAAAATCCAGCGCATTTTCAATCTTGCTGTAAAATTCTTGGGCTGCATTGGCATCGGGCACACGAATTTCTACCGTCTCTATCTCAAATTGGCTAAGACCGATGAAGTCCTCTTGCTTTTCAAAGACAGGAGCCTCCGCCACTTCTTGCAGACTTGCTCTATTCTCTTCTGCATGCAGGAGAACTAGGTCTCCTTCTGGCGACAGGGCTTCAAAAGCATAGCCTTTCTCTCCTTGATACAGCTTTGTCCAAGCAGGCTTTTGAGCCAATAGAGACTCGATTTCTTTAGCATCTGCAACCTTGACAAGGATTCTGGCTAATTTTTTAGGACCTTTGACTCGCCGAGACCGCATGCTGGGTGATTCTTCCAGCTGCAGTTTCTCAGTCTTGGTCTGATCTCCCAAGGACAGAAAAGCAGCTTCCTCTAAAAGGGCCTTCATGCCCAGCTGATTTACAAAAAACTCTTGATTTAAATGACGATTATTGATCTTTAATACAGGGATAATTCTAATAATATGATTCGCGCTCATAATTCCTCCAAACCATTTTATTGTAATGGATTTTCATCTTTTTGACAAGAAATTATGCGCAATCCAACAATTTTTAAAACAAGAAGACCTTGGATTTATTGGTAAACGGTCTGAGCAATGACCAAACCTCTAGCGGACTCAAACTCGTACTGCAGATAGGACTGGTAGGTACCGGGCGCGATAATCCCGCGAATATCCAGAATATCTGTCCCAGCCTGCCCAATAATCGAATCTGCTAGCAGGCAACAGTTGGTCGACAGGACAAAATAAGTCTTGAAACGACTGGTTTTAAACTTATATAGCTGCGCTCCTAGTTCATACTTCAACTTGTAGGAGTATGTTGGCTGGCCATTTTTCAGTTCTGCTGGCGGCTCCCATTCCACCAACAACTGATCGATTTCAGCCAAGCGCTTTTCAACCGACTCCCTCTCCTTATCCGTCAAAGTCAAAGAATAACCAAAGAGTGTTTTCTTACTTTCTTTTTTGCAAAGCTCAATATAAGCGTCTTTAGGAACCTTGAAGAGAACGCCGTCTCCAATCATACCCTTGCATCGCTCAGAAAAAACATCATAGCTGCCATAAGAAATCACTTGTCCCTGATAGCAAATATCTACATGACCAATGGCTCCAAATAAACTTGTCTTTGAAGTATGAACCAAGACCTCTAAGTCCGTCTTTTTCTCTCCGTTCTTAACAAGACTATAAACATTTTTACGATCAGAAGCTGCTTCTCCCTGAATCAGTCGATTAAAGCGCTCCAGATTTTCTACCGGAATAAAGGCTGCAAAAATAATAGGTAGGTTAATACGAATTTGCCTACGTAGCCGATGTTTTTCCCGGTCATTATCAAAAAAGAGACCATCCCGAATATTGGACATTCCTAGCATCATCAAATAGATTCCCAAAATCAAAAACTGCAGGTGTCCGTCAGTCGCAGGCGAAAGAATACTGGTCAGCCCAATTCCACCATAGAGAACGGTATCAAATAGATAGCGCAAGCCGCCCTTGACATGATTTTGCCGATAAAGGAGATAAGTCACTCCGTAAATAGCGGCAGTCAAGAGCTGGTAGCTACCCAAACTGATAATCACAATATTGACAGGCACATCACTGATTCGGTTGAGCCAACTGATACCCATAGCGACTGTAATCTGAAGCAGACTAGGCCAGACAGCCCCTTCTTTCTTGCGCGTAAAAACATGAAGAACAATATTTACCAAGCCAACAACCGTCAGATAAAGCGAAATAAAATCGAAGCCCAGCTGGGTAAAGCTGAAGCCATTGACAATGATAATCAGGCCGAAAACAAGGGCTAAAAGACCAAAGAGTAAGGTTCTACGGCCACTGACTTTATGAAATTTTGACACTTGCATCTCTAACTTTGCCTCCTCTATCGTTCGAAAAAAGAGCTGGGGAAATCCCCCAAACTCTGATCTTATGTACTTATCCGTAGATTGTTTTAAACAAGAGGACAGCTGTGATACCTGCAAGAATCGGTGCCACAACTGGAACCCAAGAATACCACCATTTTGAATCACCCTTGTGTTTGCCCAAAACAGATTCTGGCAGGATGAAGTGGAGGATACGAGGTCCGAGGTCACGAGCTGGGTTCAGCCCAGGTCCAGTAGGGCCTCCCAGAGAGGTTACCAAAGCCATTACCAAGAAACCAAGTGCCAAGTGAGCGACTGAAAGGCTACCAACTTGGAATGGTGCAACTTGATCTTTAGCCTGAGATATTGCAGCAGCAATCTGTTCTTTAGGAACTGAAGTCCCTTGTGCTGCCATCTGAGCAGCTTGCGAATTGATAGTTGCTTCAGCTTTGCTCAACAATTCTGCTCCAAAGAAGTTCTTGGTCAAGCCCATAGCAGCAAAGAAAAGAACAAAAGAACCAACAAATTCATTGATAAAACCATTAAACAAGGCAGCTTTACGTGATTCAGGTGTGCCATGGTCTAGGCTAGAAATAGTAGAGAAAGTACCTAAGATATTGTTAGGATTTTCTGTTTTCAGATAGTAAGGACGGTGGGTCGCAACGACCAAGGCCTGTCCGAAAATAGCTCCTAAAAGCTGCGCTGCAATGTATGGTGCAACCTGTGCCCAAGGGAAATAACCGCTGACAGCAAGTCCCAAAGTAAAGGCAGGGTTGATATGGTTACCGGACACATTACCAAACATCAAAGCTGGAATCATAACCCCCATACCGTAACCGACAGCGATGACTAACCAACCGCTCTGATGTCCCTTAGTTCCTTTTAATTCAACGTTGGCAACAGCTCCGTTCCCCAAGACAATGAGGATAGCTGTTCCTAAAAATTCTGTGGCGTATTTAACGACCCATTCGAAATCCATTTAGTGATACTCCTTAAATATTTTTTAGACAAAGTCTATTTTATCAAGTATAATGGATAATGTAAAGGTCATTTTTAATAAAAATAAGAAAAAGAGGGAAGAATATGCGTTTTAATCAGTATAGTTATGCAAAAACGAAACGGGAAAATATGTTGATAGAATTAGCTGAATTAGGCTTTTTTTATGACAGCAATCGCTCTGATAAGGAAAATCTTGAAGATTTTCTCCGCACCAGCTTTTTCACTTATAAAAATACAGATTATCCCTTGAAATCCTGGGCTGCTGACAGCCAAACAGACCTGCTGAGCTTTTTCCAGTCTGACAGAGAACTGACAGCGTCTGTCTTTTACACTGTGGCCTTTCAGCTGCTTGAGTTCTCGCCCTTTATTGATTTTACAGATTTTGAGGCCTTTCGCAAAGAAACAGGCTTTCCAATTACATTTGGAGACTTGTTGGAAAATCTCTACCAGCTGCTCAACACTCGGACAAAAAATGGCAACCTCTTAGTTGATAAGCTAGTCAGCGAGGGGTTGATTCCTGAGGACAATACCCACCACTACTTCAATGGTAAGAGCCTGGCAACCTTTTCCAGCCATGATGCTATCCGAGAGGTAGTTTACGTGGAATCACGCGTGGATACTGATCGAGACGGTCGTCCGGATCTCATCAAGGTCAGCATCATCCGTCCCCGTTATCAAGGACCAGTTCCTGCTGTCATGACTGCCTCTCCTTATCATCAAGGAACCAATGATCCCGCCAGCGACAAGGCTCTACATGATATGAATGTGGACTTAGCAAAAAAAGAACCCCATCAAATCACGGTACAAGATCCTGAACTTAAATTGCTCCAGCTGGATTCACCAGTTCCTGCCCAAGAAGTATCTGAAACCGAGGAAAAATTAGGTCATATCGGCACCTACACGCTCAATGATTACTTGCTGCCCCGCGGTTTTGCCAATCTATATGTGTCTGGCGTGGGAACCAAAGACTCTGAAGGACTGATGACCAGCGGAGACTATCAGCAGATCGAAGCCTATAAGAACGTTATTGACTGGCTCAACGGCCGTTGCCGAGCCTTCACCGACCACACCCGCCAACGGGAAATCAAGGCCACCTGGTCCAACGGAAAAGTGGCTACGACCGGTATCTCCTATCTAGGCACCATGTCCAACGGGCTGGCAACGACTGGCGTAGACGGGCTGGAAGTCATTATCGCCGAAGCTGGGATTTCTTCTTGGTACAACTACTACCGCGAAAACGGCCTTGTCACAAGCCCTGGCGGCTATCCCGGAGAGGATTTTGAATCCCTGACCGAACTGACCTATTCCCGCAACCTGAGGGCTGGTGACTATCTACGTCATAATGACGCTTATCAGCAAAGCTTAGAGCAACAGCGTAAAGACTTAGACCGGCAAACCGGAGATTACAATCAATTTTGGCATGACCGCAACTACCTGCTCCATGCAGATAAGGTCAAGACCGAAGTCGTCTTCACCCACGGCTCTCAAGACTGGAATGTCAAGCCTCTCCATGTCTATAATATGTTTCGGGCCTTACCGCCCCACATCAAAAAGCATCTTTTCTTCCATAACGGTGCCCATGTTTACATGAACAACTGGCAGTCCATCGACTTCCGTGAGTCTATCAATGCTCTGCTGAGCAAGAAACTGCTGGGTTGTGAATCAGACTTTGAACTGCCAGCAGTCATCTGGCAGGACAATAGCCAAGCTCAAAGCTGGCTGACCTTGGAAGACTTCGGTGGACAAGAGCAGAACCTTCATCTCCAACTAGGCCAAGACTGCCAATCTATCCAAAATCAATATCCAGAAGAAGACTATAATCGTTTTGCCAAAAACTACCAAAGCTTTAAAACTGAACTTTTTGAAGGTAAGGTCAACCAGATTACTCTGGACTGGACCTTGGAAAAGGACCTCTTTCTCAACGGAGCGACCCAGCTCAATCTTCTACTCAAATCCAGCACCGATAAAGGATTGATTTCTGCTCAATTACTGGACTTTGGACCAGCTAAACGCCTCACACCGATTCCGACACCGCTTGAGCCTAGAGTCATGGACAACGGCCGCTACTATATGCTGGACAATCTGGTTGAACTGCCCCATACTGAAACGCCTCATCGCGTCATCACCAAAGGCTTCATCAACCTGCAAAACCGGACTAACCTACTGACTGTTGAAGAAGTCACTCCTGACCAATGGCTGGAATTTTCCTTTGAACTGCAACCAACTATCTATAAGATGAAAAAAGGCGACCAACTGCGCCTCGTACTTTACACTACAGACTTTGAGCATACCGTCCGTGATAAGACTGACTATCAGCTGACAGTAGATTTGGAGCAATCTAGTCTGGATTTGCCAACAATGACATCACATTAATAAAAGAAAAAGACGCTGAAATTCAGCGCTTCAGATTGAAGACAAAGTCCTAAGAACAGAAGTTTCTAAGGGCTTTTCTTTTATTGTAGATTGAGATATTCCTCTGCATATTTTTTATAATCTGGCTTTTCCTTGCGGTTCATAGCAAAGAGCATACTGCCTGTGAGATAGTCATCGTCTGAGTCAGGAATTAGCATAATAGCAATGTTTTTATCTTTCTCAGGAAAGACGATAGAAAATGTTCCGCCATTATCTTTCCGAGTCAGGCCGTAATAACTCACTCCATTCTTAAAACCAACTGCATTTTGAGTATACTCATACTCTTCTTCGTTGACAATAATGGTCTTGTCTTTTATTTCAATGGTCTTTTGTTCACCGCTAGCATCCTGTACATTCCATTTTCCCTGAATTTTGGGACTGCCACTGCAGCCAATTAGGATGAAGAGGGATGAGAGCACTACTAACAGCAAAGCTTTTATCTTCTTGTTTTTCAAGTTGTCTTCTCCTTGGTATATAGATTCATGACCATTCTACTATAAATGACAAATTTTTGTCAAACCTCTTAGAAATGTTCTTCTTGCCACTTTTCCAAAAAATGATATAATTTGAAGAGTGAAGATTACCAAGGGCTTAGCCCTTGCGAGAGAAAGGAAAGAAAATCTTATGATGAACATGCAAAGCATGATGAAGCAAGCACAAAAGCTTCAAAAACAAATGGAAAAAGGACAGGCAGAACTAGCTGCAACAGAATTTA encodes:
- a CDS encoding Xaa-Pro dipeptidyl-peptidase — translated: MRFNQYSYAKTKRENMLIELAELGFFYDSNRSDKENLEDFLRTSFFTYKNTDYPLKSWAADSQTDLLSFFQSDRELTASVFYTVAFQLLEFSPFIDFTDFEAFRKETGFPITFGDLLENLYQLLNTRTKNGNLLVDKLVSEGLIPEDNTHHYFNGKSLATFSSHDAIREVVYVESRVDTDRDGRPDLIKVSIIRPRYQGPVPAVMTASPYHQGTNDPASDKALHDMNVDLAKKEPHQITVQDPELKLLQLDSPVPAQEVSETEEKLGHIGTYTLNDYLLPRGFANLYVSGVGTKDSEGLMTSGDYQQIEAYKNVIDWLNGRCRAFTDHTRQREIKATWSNGKVATTGISYLGTMSNGLATTGVDGLEVIIAEAGISSWYNYYRENGLVTSPGGYPGEDFESLTELTYSRNLRAGDYLRHNDAYQQSLEQQRKDLDRQTGDYNQFWHDRNYLLHADKVKTEVVFTHGSQDWNVKPLHVYNMFRALPPHIKKHLFFHNGAHVYMNNWQSIDFRESINALLSKKLLGCESDFELPAVIWQDNSQAQSWLTLEDFGGQEQNLHLQLGQDCQSIQNQYPEEDYNRFAKNYQSFKTELFEGKVNQITLDWTLEKDLFLNGATQLNLLLKSSTDKGLISAQLLDFGPAKRLTPIPTPLEPRVMDNGRYYMLDNLVELPHTETPHRVITKGFINLQNRTNLLTVEEVTPDQWLEFSFELQPTIYKMKKGDQLRLVLYTTDFEHTVRDKTDYQLTVDLEQSSLDLPTMTSH
- a CDS encoding serine hydrolase domain-containing protein; protein product: MTLEKIISKIQEQLKDYIYPGASLALYQAGRWQEFYFGLADPQEKKATQAGLVYDLASVSKVVGVGTLAAFLYEQGKLELDLPLQHYYPVFRREDVTLRQLLTHTSGLDPFIPNRDQLTAPELKAALNHLTVLEDKTFRYTDVNFLLLGFMLEEIYSQALDQIFQSQIFQPWGLAKTSFGPVPGAVPTVRGVKDGQVHDPKARVLGIHAGSAGLFSTLKDLEIFLEHYLQDDFAANLTQNFSKEPGKRRSLAWNLEDDWLDHTGYTGTFIMYNRKEQQAAIFLSNRTYEKDERAQWILDRNQLMDLIRIEL
- the gla gene encoding aquaglyceroporin Gla, which codes for MDFEWVVKYATEFLGTAILIVLGNGAVANVELKGTKGHQSGWLVIAVGYGMGVMIPALMFGNVSGNHINPAFTLGLAVSGYFPWAQVAPYIAAQLLGAIFGQALVVATHRPYYLKTENPNNILGTFSTISSLDHGTPESRKAALFNGFINEFVGSFVLFFAAMGLTKNFFGAELLSKAEATINSQAAQMAAQGTSVPKEQIAAAISQAKDQVAPFQVGSLSVAHLALGFLVMALVTSLGGPTGPGLNPARDLGPRILHFILPESVLGKHKGDSKWWYSWVPVVAPILAGITAVLLFKTIYG
- a CDS encoding CppA N-terminal domain-containing protein produces the protein MSANHIIRIIPVLKINNRHLNQEFFVNQLGMKALLEEAAFLSLGDQTKTEKLQLEESPSMRSRRVKGPKKLARILVKVADAKEIESLLAQKPAWTKLYQGEKGYAFEALSPEGDLVLLHAEENRASLQEVAEAPVFEKQEDFIGLSQFEIETVEIRVPDANAAQEFYSKIENALDFLTFTEAEGQDLQTDSALTWDLTMLKAQVNRLETAALRPVFEGRKIFVPKSDKFLLSQDSSKIELWFEA
- the mvk gene encoding mevalonate kinase, translated to MTKKIGVGKAHSKIILMGEHSVVYGYPAISLPLNRIEVTCQVFPSERAWTLYAEDTLSMAVFACLEHLGRQGAKIRCQVESMVPEKRGMGSSAAVSIAAIRAVFDYFEEELDDQTLEILANRAEMIAHMNPSGLDAKTCLSDVAIKFIRNFGFSEIELDLDAFLVIADTGIHGHTREAIRAVESQGQKALPLLQELGNLTKILEKAISIKDLMTMGQAMTKAHEKLAKLGVSCQKADELVAAALENGALGAKMSGGGLGGCVIALVGERSQAEALAALLREKGAINTWIESL
- the mvaD gene encoding diphosphomevalonate decarboxylase → MDRKPVSVKSYANIAIVKYWGKKDAEKMIPSTSSISLTLENMYTETQLSPLPDSATGDEFYIDGQLQSPAEHAKISKIIDRFRSPEDGFVRVDTSNNMPTAAGLSSSSSGLSALVKACNSYFQTGYQTEELAQLAKFASGSSARSFFGPLAAWDKDSGAIYPVKTDLKLAMIMLVLHDEKKPISSRDGMELCAKTSTIFPDWIAQSALDYQAMLGYLRDNNFAKVGQLTEENALRMHATTEKAYPPFSYLTEESYQAMDAVRKLRDQGERCYFTMDAGPNVKVLCLEEDLAHLVAIFEKDYRLIVSKTKDLSDED
- a CDS encoding phosphomevalonate kinase, producing the protein MKTSARVQTCGKLYLAGEYAVLTTGQPSIIKAIPIYMMGEIQAAPAYRLTSDMFNHSANLEPDPDYALIQETVAVMNDYLQVLGYQLQPFSLKISGKMERDGKKFGIGSSGSVVILTIKAMAALYELDLEPELLFKLASYVLLKRGDNGSMGDLACIAFEDLIYYRSFDRELVRKRMGKVYLQQLLAEDWGFEIRSIKPCLAMDFLVGWTKQPAISKDLVNQVKSAISESFLTGSRTQVDALEKALLAGDKLAIQSSMEKASQLLETLSPAIYTDRLKVLKEAAEGLNCVAKSSGAGGGDCGIALSFDVASSNQLIQAWQEAGIELLYRERMGHDEPES